One window of the Mycobacterium xenopi genome contains the following:
- the recC gene encoding exodeoxyribonuclease V subunit gamma, whose protein sequence is MALHLHRAERTDLLADGLARLLSDPLADPFAEELVLVPARGVERWLSQRLSHVLGRGRGADGVCAGVAFRSPGSLIAEITGTVDDDPWSPEAMTWPLLEVIDCSLDQPWCEPLAKHLGHFDTDDEAELRRGRRYSVARRLAGLFASYARQRPQLLIDWLAGNADGLDADLAWQPQLWRALVERTQADPPHIRHQKTVARLREGPADLPPRLSLFGHTRLASTEVELLDALATHHDLHLWLPHPSDDLWRALSGVHGTVPRAEDTSRHCANHTLLETLGRDLRELQRALPADPASDEFLGGASKPETLLGWLQSDIAANAIRPEGRVLAAHDRSVQVHACHGPARQVDVLREVLLGLLDDDPTLEPRDIVVMCPDIETYAPLIVASFGLGETAADSHPAHRLRVKLADRALNQTNPLLAVAAALLAIAGTRATASQVLDLAQAAPVRARFRFSDDDLDVITDWVRNANIRWGFDQCHRRPYGLGDIVHNTWRFGLDRILTGVAMSDDSRAWLGTALPLDDVGSDRVELAGRLAEYVDQLHDVVEKLSGAKPLTQWLEALSEGVGMLTEPQDAWQQAQLQREFTKVLAQAGSRESTVLRLPDVRSLLDTQLAGRPTRANFRTGMLTVCTMVPMRSVPHRVVCLVGLDDGVFPRLLAPDGDDVLARCPMTGERDVRSEDRQLLLDAICAATETLVITYTGADEHSGHERPPAVPLAELLDALDQTTQAPVREHVVTKHPLQPFDRRNVTPGELVPGTPFTFDPTALTAAQAAAGKRCPPRRFIGDVLPAPPPGDIALADLLEFFKDPVKGFFRALDYTLPWDVDAVEDAMPVEISALQEWIVGDRMLHDMLRGIDARTAAEFEWRRGTLPPGQLGWRKAKKIRDRAAKLAEATLRARHGEPRAHDVAVDLGDGRSLTGTVTPVFGDRIVEVTYSKLDGRHLLQCWLRLLALAADEPSRAWTAMCIGRRDTDTDRVKAQALRAPGNAVEILRELATLYDNGRREPLPLPVKTSYAWARARDSGTDPRAAARRRWVSANHYRGEHEEPAIETAFGKKAQLDVLLGPPRPGEEMPGEDTRLGALAARLWSPLIQATQEPG, encoded by the coding sequence ATGGCGCTTCACCTGCACCGTGCCGAACGCACCGACCTGCTCGCCGACGGGCTGGCCAGATTGTTGTCCGATCCGCTGGCCGACCCGTTCGCCGAGGAGCTGGTGCTGGTGCCGGCGCGCGGCGTGGAACGCTGGCTAAGCCAGCGGCTTTCGCACGTGCTGGGCCGGGGCCGCGGCGCCGACGGGGTGTGCGCAGGCGTGGCGTTTCGCAGCCCGGGCTCGCTGATCGCCGAGATCACCGGCACTGTCGACGACGATCCCTGGTCGCCGGAGGCGATGACCTGGCCGCTGCTGGAGGTTATCGACTGCTCGCTGGACCAGCCGTGGTGTGAGCCGCTGGCAAAACACTTGGGCCACTTCGACACCGACGACGAGGCGGAGCTGCGACGCGGCCGACGCTATTCGGTGGCGCGGCGGCTGGCCGGGCTGTTCGCGTCGTATGCCCGGCAGCGGCCGCAGCTGCTGATCGACTGGCTGGCCGGCAACGCGGACGGTCTCGACGCCGACCTGGCCTGGCAGCCGCAACTGTGGCGGGCGCTGGTGGAGCGCACCCAAGCCGATCCCCCGCATATCCGTCACCAGAAGACCGTGGCCCGGCTGCGGGAGGGGCCGGCGGATTTGCCGCCACGGCTGTCGCTGTTCGGGCATACCCGGCTGGCCAGCACCGAAGTCGAGCTGCTCGACGCGCTGGCCACCCACCACGACCTTCACCTGTGGCTGCCGCATCCCAGCGACGACCTCTGGCGGGCGCTGTCCGGTGTGCACGGCACGGTGCCGCGCGCCGAGGACACCAGCCGTCACTGCGCCAACCACACCCTGCTGGAGACGCTAGGCCGCGACCTGCGCGAGCTACAGCGGGCGCTGCCCGCCGATCCCGCCTCCGACGAATTCCTCGGCGGCGCAAGCAAACCCGAGACGTTGCTGGGCTGGCTGCAGTCCGATATCGCCGCCAACGCGATCCGGCCCGAGGGGCGGGTTCTCGCCGCGCACGACCGCTCGGTGCAGGTGCACGCCTGTCACGGCCCGGCGCGGCAGGTTGACGTGCTGCGCGAGGTGCTGCTCGGGCTGCTTGACGACGACCCGACGCTGGAGCCGCGCGACATCGTGGTGATGTGCCCGGACATCGAGACCTACGCGCCGCTGATCGTCGCCAGCTTCGGGCTCGGCGAGACCGCCGCGGACAGCCATCCCGCGCACCGGTTACGGGTGAAGCTGGCCGACCGAGCGCTCAACCAGACCAACCCGTTGCTCGCGGTCGCCGCGGCGCTGCTGGCCATCGCGGGGACCCGCGCCACCGCCAGCCAGGTGCTCGACCTGGCGCAGGCTGCGCCGGTGCGGGCCCGGTTCCGGTTCAGCGACGACGACCTCGACGTGATCACCGACTGGGTGCGCAATGCCAATATCCGCTGGGGTTTCGACCAGTGCCACCGTCGGCCCTACGGGCTGGGCGACATCGTGCACAACACCTGGCGGTTCGGGCTCGACCGCATCTTGACCGGGGTCGCGATGTCCGACGACTCGCGGGCCTGGCTGGGCACCGCGCTGCCGCTCGACGACGTCGGAAGCGACCGGGTGGAGCTGGCGGGACGGCTCGCCGAATATGTCGACCAACTGCACGACGTCGTCGAAAAGCTCAGTGGCGCAAAGCCGTTGACGCAGTGGCTGGAGGCATTGAGCGAGGGCGTCGGCATGCTGACCGAGCCGCAAGACGCGTGGCAGCAAGCCCAGCTGCAGCGCGAGTTCACAAAAGTGTTGGCGCAGGCGGGATCTCGGGAATCGACGGTGCTGCGCCTGCCCGATGTGCGCTCGCTGCTGGACACACAGTTGGCGGGGCGACCGACCCGGGCGAACTTTCGCACCGGCATGCTGACGGTGTGCACGATGGTGCCGATGCGCTCGGTGCCGCATCGGGTGGTGTGCCTGGTCGGGCTCGACGACGGGGTGTTTCCGCGACTGCTCGCACCGGACGGCGACGACGTGCTGGCCCGCTGCCCGATGACCGGTGAGCGTGACGTCCGGTCCGAGGACCGCCAGTTGCTGCTGGACGCCATCTGCGCGGCCACCGAGACCCTGGTGATCACGTATACCGGCGCCGACGAGCACTCCGGTCACGAGCGCCCGCCGGCGGTGCCGCTGGCCGAGTTGCTTGATGCGCTGGACCAGACGACGCAAGCGCCGGTGCGCGAACACGTCGTGACCAAACACCCGCTGCAGCCGTTCGACCGCCGCAACGTCACACCGGGTGAGCTGGTGCCCGGCACACCGTTCACCTTCGACCCCACCGCGCTGACCGCAGCCCAGGCGGCAGCCGGGAAACGCTGTCCGCCAAGGCGGTTCATCGGCGACGTGCTGCCCGCGCCGCCGCCCGGCGACATCGCGCTGGCCGATCTGCTGGAGTTCTTCAAAGACCCGGTCAAGGGTTTCTTCCGGGCGCTGGATTACACGCTGCCGTGGGACGTCGACGCGGTCGAGGACGCGATGCCGGTCGAGATCAGCGCCTTGCAGGAGTGGATCGTCGGCGACCGCATGCTGCACGACATGCTGCGCGGCATCGACGCCCGCACCGCGGCCGAATTCGAGTGGCGGCGCGGCACATTGCCGCCGGGGCAGCTGGGCTGGCGCAAAGCCAAGAAGATTCGCGATCGCGCCGCCAAGCTTGCCGAGGCCACCCTGCGGGCACGCCACGGCGAGCCGCGCGCCCACGACGTGGCCGTCGACCTCGGCGATGGCCGGAGCCTCACCGGCACGGTCACACCGGTTTTCGGCGACCGCATCGTGGAGGTGACCTATTCGAAGCTGGACGGCAGGCATCTGCTGCAATGCTGGCTGCGGCTGCTTGCGCTGGCCGCCGACGAGCCGAGCCGCGCGTGGACGGCGATGTGCATAGGGCGACGCGACACGGACACCGACCGGGTTAAGGCGCAGGCACTTCGGGCGCCGGGAAACGCTGTCGAGATTTTGCGTGAGCTGGCAACGCTGTACGACAACGGTCGCCGCGAGCCGCTGCCGCTGCCGGTCAAGACGTCGTACGCCTGGGCCAGGGCCCGCGACTCGGGCACCGACCCGCGAGCAGCCGCCCGCCGCCGGTGGGTTTCGGCGAACCACTACCGTGGCGAGCACGAGGAGCCGGCCATCGAAACGGCTTTCGGCAAAAAGGCGCAGCTCGACGTGCTGCTCGGGCCGCCGCGCCCGGGCGAGGAAATGCCCGGTGAGGATACCCGGCTGGGCGCGCTGGCGGCGCGGTTGTGGTCGCCGCTGATTCAGGCGACGCAGGAGCCGGGCTGA